The Anaerosoma tenue genome has a window encoding:
- a CDS encoding UDP-N-acetylmuramoyl-tripeptide--D-alanyl-D-alanine ligase — protein sequence MLRLSVETLVELTGGELISGTPETMINGLAIDSREVEPGSAFVAFVGERTDGHRFVPDALDRGARVVVVTRDADEVREAVAAHGRGETALVAVDDAYAAIEALAAWHRDRLTCPVIGITGSTGKTTTKDFVRSVLGTTMRVVATSGNRNNELGVPLTVMDAGADTEALVVEMAMRGAGQIAHLCDVARPTAGLVTNVGVSHMEVLGSQEAIASAKGELVQAIPADGQVFVNGDDAWSATLAATASAEVITYGLGSDADITACDVVVTPAGMPSFTLAMPEGAAGVTLAVPGKHNVYNALAAAAVGRYLGVPLIEIVRGLEGATFSRWRMETFVSASGVTVINDAYNANPTSMRAAIGALQDLPTRGRRIAVLGDMAELGTLTELAHFELGEEVARSAVDVLVSVGELGRRIADGAKAAGMPEDVVRPCANADEASEVIDDVVEPGDTVLVKASRVMGLETVVEGMMDPRVQPAS from the coding sequence ATGCTGAGGCTCTCGGTCGAGACACTGGTGGAACTCACGGGCGGCGAGCTGATCAGCGGTACGCCGGAGACGATGATCAACGGTCTCGCGATCGACTCCCGCGAGGTGGAACCCGGGTCGGCGTTCGTGGCCTTCGTGGGGGAGCGCACCGACGGCCATCGCTTCGTCCCCGACGCGCTCGACAGGGGCGCACGGGTGGTCGTGGTGACCAGGGACGCGGATGAGGTCCGTGAGGCGGTCGCCGCCCATGGTCGCGGGGAGACCGCCCTGGTGGCGGTCGATGATGCATATGCGGCGATCGAGGCGTTGGCGGCGTGGCACCGGGACAGGCTCACCTGTCCGGTCATCGGTATCACGGGATCCACCGGCAAGACCACCACGAAGGACTTCGTGCGGAGCGTGCTCGGCACGACGATGCGGGTCGTCGCCACCAGCGGCAACAGGAACAATGAGCTGGGTGTGCCTCTCACCGTCATGGATGCTGGCGCCGACACGGAGGCTCTGGTGGTGGAGATGGCGATGCGCGGCGCTGGCCAGATCGCACACCTCTGCGACGTGGCGCGCCCCACCGCGGGCCTCGTGACCAACGTGGGCGTGAGTCACATGGAGGTGCTCGGGAGCCAGGAAGCCATCGCGTCGGCGAAGGGCGAGTTGGTGCAGGCGATCCCGGCTGACGGGCAGGTGTTCGTGAACGGCGACGATGCCTGGTCGGCCACCCTCGCCGCGACCGCTTCCGCCGAGGTCATCACCTACGGGCTCGGAAGCGATGCCGACATCACGGCGTGCGATGTCGTCGTCACGCCGGCGGGGATGCCGTCGTTCACGCTGGCCATGCCCGAGGGCGCCGCCGGGGTCACGCTTGCGGTGCCGGGCAAGCACAACGTCTACAATGCGCTCGCGGCGGCCGCGGTAGGTCGCTATCTGGGCGTTCCGCTCATCGAGATCGTGAGAGGGCTCGAGGGAGCCACGTTCTCCCGCTGGCGGATGGAGACGTTCGTGTCGGCGAGCGGTGTGACGGTGATCAACGACGCGTACAACGCGAATCCGACATCCATGCGCGCCGCCATCGGGGCGCTGCAGGACCTTCCAACGCGCGGCCGCCGCATAGCGGTGCTGGGCGACATGGCCGAGCTGGGCACGCTCACCGAGCTGGCCCACTTCGAGTTGGGCGAAGAGGTCGCGCGGTCTGCGGTCGATGTCCTCGTGAGCGTGGGGGAGCTCGGCAGACGCATCGCCGACGGAGCGAAGGCGGCCGGGATGCCGGAAGACGTGGTGCGTCCCTGCGCGAACGCCGACGAGGCGTCGGAAGTGATAGACGACGTCGTCGAGCCCGGTGACACCGTGCTCGTGAAGGCGTCGCGCGTCATGGGGTTGGAGACGGTAGTCGAGGGGATGATGGACCCGCGTGTTCAGCCTGCTTCCTGA